A part of Myxococcus landrumus genomic DNA contains:
- a CDS encoding HEAT repeat domain-containing protein: MSDERPDALLKSALEKIVYFEARAEQLLSELGSTREEMEHLKRELAEKHQRELELRREVAELGVRVGRAQAEREEAVRLTQALRGERDQLMDRLLDASRLRASTQVRGAEDDDLGFDLASFISQLRSEALLGGEPSRVVPSVKVPMRAVPVAKAAALVVPSALVPVVQPELLTPLLEGLSPVAREAQRFLHAGRLGVSPAQLAELSGQGGLGSATDETLFGFSVRELSAPDSAARVRAAERLKALSQPAAAPALASALHAETDPVAQVALLQAFAALCRDEGAQVVSPLLASPVPEVRIASLKALLTLAPRDAAPHLAQAMKDPDRSVRRRASLLALGLEGETARRLGEEAIHDADSEVRSLAALALGAGSGENARTLLLEALGDREPRVRKSAAQSLSRILGQDVSAVVALDDTHRRREIRRLATLPVKPVRARLEDAARPVVVAAPPVAVLAQAVVGTAQGVVAGAAQKLTSAQVAGASAPQQVMVGAVQKGSAVAMHGAPMVPPTAVAASAQGTAPSLAGASSIRMMVSTASGVPQAPAAARPAAAPPPPPRAAPAAARLSPVQAALVAMGAPAPQVAPAPAPAPAAPARAEARPPSARPGASPVEALCGQMLHEVRVAVRGRSLAELTAALGAPVELAQEALTLLSARGTVVRRGHKYFAA; the protein is encoded by the coding sequence GTGAGCGACGAGCGTCCGGACGCGCTACTCAAGAGCGCGCTCGAGAAAATTGTCTACTTCGAAGCGCGCGCCGAGCAGCTGCTCAGCGAGCTCGGGTCGACGCGCGAGGAGATGGAGCACCTCAAGCGGGAACTGGCCGAGAAGCATCAGCGCGAGCTGGAGCTGCGTCGCGAGGTGGCGGAGCTGGGCGTGCGCGTTGGCCGCGCCCAGGCCGAGCGCGAGGAGGCGGTGCGGTTGACGCAGGCGCTTCGCGGTGAGCGCGACCAGCTCATGGACCGGTTGCTGGATGCGAGCCGGCTGCGTGCGTCCACGCAGGTCCGCGGCGCGGAGGACGATGACCTGGGGTTCGACCTGGCGTCGTTCATCTCGCAGCTTCGCAGCGAGGCGCTGCTGGGCGGAGAGCCGAGCCGGGTGGTGCCGTCGGTGAAGGTGCCCATGCGAGCGGTGCCGGTGGCGAAGGCCGCGGCGCTGGTGGTGCCGAGCGCCTTGGTGCCGGTGGTGCAGCCGGAGCTGTTGACGCCGTTGTTGGAAGGCCTGTCTCCGGTGGCGCGCGAGGCGCAGCGCTTCCTCCACGCGGGACGACTGGGCGTGAGTCCCGCGCAGCTCGCGGAGCTGTCCGGGCAGGGCGGGCTGGGGTCCGCCACGGACGAGACGCTCTTCGGGTTCTCGGTGCGGGAGTTGTCCGCGCCGGATTCGGCCGCGCGCGTTCGCGCCGCCGAGCGACTGAAGGCGCTGTCCCAGCCGGCGGCGGCTCCCGCGCTCGCGAGCGCGCTGCACGCGGAGACGGACCCGGTGGCGCAGGTGGCGCTGCTCCAGGCGTTCGCGGCGCTGTGCAGGGACGAGGGTGCGCAGGTGGTGTCGCCGCTGCTGGCGTCGCCGGTGCCGGAGGTTCGCATCGCGTCGCTGAAGGCGTTGTTGACGCTGGCGCCTCGGGACGCGGCGCCGCATCTGGCGCAGGCGATGAAGGACCCGGACCGCTCGGTGCGTCGGCGCGCGTCGCTGTTGGCGCTGGGGTTGGAAGGGGAGACGGCGCGGCGGCTGGGCGAAGAGGCGATTCACGACGCGGACTCGGAGGTCCGCTCGCTGGCGGCGCTCGCGCTGGGGGCGGGGAGCGGGGAGAACGCCCGCACGCTGCTCCTGGAGGCGCTGGGAGACCGCGAGCCTCGCGTGCGCAAGTCGGCGGCGCAGAGCCTGTCGCGCATCCTGGGCCAGGATGTGTCCGCGGTGGTGGCGCTGGACGATACGCACCGGCGTCGTGAGATTCGACGGCTGGCCACGTTGCCCGTGAAGCCCGTGCGTGCCCGGCTGGAGGATGCGGCCCGGCCCGTGGTGGTTGCCGCGCCTCCGGTGGCCGTCCTGGCGCAGGCCGTCGTAGGGACCGCGCAAGGGGTTGTTGCTGGCGCGGCGCAGAAGCTGACCTCCGCGCAGGTGGCGGGTGCGAGCGCTCCGCAGCAGGTGATGGTGGGCGCGGTGCAGAAGGGCTCCGCTGTCGCGATGCACGGAGCGCCGATGGTGCCCCCGACGGCCGTGGCTGCCTCCGCGCAAGGGACGGCGCCGAGCCTCGCGGGTGCGTCGAGCATCCGGATGATGGTCTCCACGGCCTCTGGCGTGCCCCAGGCCCCCGCCGCCGCGCGTCCGGCCGCGGCCCCCCCGCCTCCACCTCGGGCCGCCCCGGCCGCTGCCCGGCTGTCTCCTGTCCAGGCGGCGCTGGTGGCGATGGGCGCCCCGGCACCTCAGGTCGCTCCGGCTCCGGCTCCGGCCCCGGCGGCGCCTGCTCGCGCCGAGGCCCGTCCTCCTTCGGCACGTCCGGGCGCCTCGCCTGTCGAGGCACTCTGTGGCCAGATGCTCCATGAGGTCCGCGTCGCCGTTCGCGGACGCTCGCTCGCCGAGCTGACGGCGGCCCTGGGGGCCCCCGTGGAGCTCGCCCAGGAAGCACTCACCCTGCTGTCCGCCCGAGGAACCGTGGTCCGAAGGGGGCACAAATACTTCGCCGCTTGA
- a CDS encoding helix-turn-helix transcriptional regulator — translation MEQRLATIIGNAVRAARQRLELTQADVAERVGIATEVYGRLERGHMLPSVRTLRKLCLVLNCSSDVLLGMSGVEGAPALAEDPPEYRERPEVRRLLRTVRKLDAPQLRLLGQVAHALES, via the coding sequence ATGGAACAACGACTGGCCACCATCATTGGAAATGCAGTTCGCGCGGCGCGGCAGCGGCTGGAGCTCACCCAGGCCGACGTGGCCGAGCGCGTGGGTATCGCCACCGAGGTGTACGGACGGCTGGAGCGTGGACACATGCTCCCCAGCGTCCGCACGCTGAGGAAGCTGTGTCTGGTTCTCAACTGCTCGTCCGACGTGCTGCTCGGCATGTCCGGGGTCGAAGGCGCGCCCGCGCTCGCCGAGGACCCGCCGGAGTACCGCGAGCGTCCCGAGGTGCGCCGGCTCCTGCGCACCGTTCGCAAGCTGGACGCGCCTCAGCTGCGGCTGTTGGGACAAGTCGCCCACGCGCTCGAGTCGTGA
- a CDS encoding fatty acid desaturase family protein, producing the protein MNRPLAAPTLDLPQLAVHALWWAWFPAFLWSWDHLGLWGRVGMCALGWAVLFWNYAVLHNHMHVSIARPKPLHWLFSRTLGMACGFPYRGYFIHHFNHHRFNDGPGDWGQRRPGEGALRYCLRSALTPWFWPFEAVANVWRWARRHHQRTELVLDFLIVDGALLAVIIWRPAMGLAWWGVLLVGQVCIHWLNLAAHFETDSTQRGALGTTSTSRLYNLFFFNAGYHQAHHLKPQAPWRVLPGMTQELSGKALVRPELVTSQAPINPLWVVKVAKRYSAEPCDRQTASTITSRTHSAVI; encoded by the coding sequence ATGAATCGCCCCCTCGCCGCCCCCACTCTCGATTTGCCGCAGCTCGCGGTGCACGCGTTGTGGTGGGCATGGTTCCCCGCCTTCTTGTGGAGCTGGGACCACCTGGGCCTCTGGGGCCGCGTGGGGATGTGCGCGTTGGGCTGGGCGGTGTTGTTCTGGAACTACGCCGTGCTGCACAACCACATGCACGTCTCCATCGCGCGGCCCAAGCCACTGCACTGGCTCTTCTCCAGGACGCTGGGGATGGCGTGTGGGTTCCCCTACCGGGGCTACTTCATCCACCACTTCAACCACCACCGGTTCAACGACGGACCGGGTGACTGGGGCCAGCGCCGGCCCGGGGAAGGCGCCCTGCGTTATTGCCTGCGCTCGGCGCTGACGCCGTGGTTCTGGCCCTTCGAGGCCGTGGCCAACGTGTGGCGTTGGGCCCGCCGGCACCACCAGCGGACGGAGCTGGTCCTGGACTTCCTCATCGTGGATGGGGCGCTCCTGGCGGTCATCATCTGGCGGCCCGCGATGGGCCTGGCGTGGTGGGGCGTGCTCCTGGTGGGCCAGGTCTGCATCCACTGGCTCAACCTGGCGGCCCACTTCGAGACGGACTCGACCCAACGGGGCGCCCTGGGCACGACGTCCACCTCCCGTCTGTACAACCTGTTCTTTTTCAATGCGGGTTATCATCAGGCCCACCACCTGAAGCCCCAGGCGCCGTGGCGGGTGCTGCCCGGCATGACGCAGGAGCTGTCCGGCAAGGCCCTGGTGCGTCCGGAACTGGTGACGTCCCAGGCCCCCATCAATCCCTTGTGGGTGGTCAAGGTGGCGAAGCGCTATTCTGCGGAGCCGTGCGATCGGCAGACGGCGTCGACGATTACTTCCAGGACCCACTCGGCCGTTATCTAG
- a CDS encoding helix-turn-helix transcriptional regulator, with amino-acid sequence MRRLVHVLDVELAPAAPHASLVDARRLEAADPAAFAVLVKYMQAREKSFSISVQRQALVRPEGVAGAVVGGFYTLLTGAYPSKVFTDPTSALTWLGQPESRAAPLVSKLNDLVAEATGQSPLLRELHQVMKGKLPDIHLTEVAREMGMSERTLQRRLKEAGTSFQAELNAVQVRMAQALLLETDMKLTAVAVEVGCASLQHFSSLFRKLVGDSPSSWRERQQGKSSSDDSIPVPTDDAGPPHPRVDE; translated from the coding sequence GTGCGGCGGCTGGTGCACGTGCTCGACGTGGAGCTGGCCCCCGCGGCGCCGCATGCCTCGCTGGTGGACGCGCGCCGGCTGGAGGCGGCGGACCCCGCGGCCTTCGCGGTGCTCGTGAAGTACATGCAGGCCCGCGAGAAGTCCTTCAGCATCTCCGTGCAACGCCAGGCGCTGGTGCGTCCGGAGGGCGTCGCGGGCGCGGTGGTGGGCGGCTTCTACACGCTGCTCACCGGGGCCTATCCCAGCAAGGTGTTCACCGACCCGACGTCCGCGCTGACGTGGCTGGGCCAGCCGGAGAGCCGCGCGGCGCCGCTCGTGTCCAAGCTCAATGACCTGGTGGCCGAGGCCACGGGCCAGTCTCCGCTCCTGCGCGAGCTGCACCAGGTGATGAAGGGCAAATTGCCGGACATCCACCTGACGGAGGTGGCCCGCGAGATGGGCATGTCCGAGCGCACGCTCCAGCGCCGGCTGAAGGAGGCCGGCACGTCCTTCCAGGCGGAGCTCAACGCCGTGCAGGTGCGCATGGCGCAGGCGCTGCTCCTGGAGACGGACATGAAGCTCACCGCCGTCGCGGTGGAGGTGGGCTGCGCGTCGCTCCAGCACTTCAGCAGCTTGTTCCGCAAGCTCGTGGGCGACTCGCCCAGCTCGTGGCGCGAGCGGCAGCAGGGCAAGTCCTCATCGGATGACTCCATCCCGGTGCCCACCGACGACGCCGGGCCCCCGCATCCCCGCGTGGACGAGTAG
- a CDS encoding glutathione S-transferase family protein — MMKLYFAQNTRATRPRWLLEELGVPYELVPVDVHQREHKTPEYLRIHPMGSMPALEDDGHAIFESAAILLHVADKFPEKGFAPAAGTVERAEYYQWMMFCMATMEPPLSAYSAHSRFLPEVDRVPGEAERGKKRFTDIAKMLEEKLQGRSYIVGERFTAADVVMASILNWGAGMGLLEDFPALRAYVARQISRPAARRALQ, encoded by the coding sequence ATGATGAAGCTCTACTTCGCCCAGAACACGCGTGCCACCCGGCCTCGCTGGTTGCTCGAGGAGCTGGGGGTTCCCTACGAGCTGGTGCCGGTGGACGTGCATCAGCGCGAGCACAAGACGCCCGAGTACCTGCGCATCCACCCGATGGGTTCCATGCCCGCGCTGGAGGATGACGGCCACGCCATCTTCGAGTCGGCGGCCATCCTGCTGCACGTGGCGGACAAGTTCCCGGAGAAGGGCTTCGCGCCCGCCGCGGGCACGGTGGAGCGCGCCGAGTACTACCAGTGGATGATGTTCTGCATGGCCACCATGGAGCCGCCCCTGTCCGCGTACTCCGCGCACAGCCGCTTCCTGCCGGAGGTCGACCGGGTGCCCGGCGAGGCGGAGCGCGGCAAGAAGCGCTTCACGGACATCGCGAAGATGCTGGAGGAGAAGCTCCAGGGGCGCAGCTACATCGTGGGAGAGCGCTTCACCGCGGCGGACGTGGTGATGGCGTCCATCCTCAACTGGGGCGCGGGCATGGGGCTGCTCGAGGACTTCCCCGCGCTGCGTGCGTACGTGGCGCGCCAGATTTCGCGTCCGGCCGCGCGGCGGGCCCTGCAGTAG
- a CDS encoding phospholipase D-like domain-containing protein, with protein MRPIQAELLSGRELYREVVLEKLLHARESVWIATANVKAMYVESKGRFVPLVEVLDGLAAKGLSLRLLHAELPSRPFRAAFDARARLVAGGLELKVCPRVHFKAVVVDGAWAYLGSANLTGAGLGAKGDAVRNFELGFVTEDFDVIDRVTALYEAVWSGAECRACKLRAVCPDPIIPAPTKKGGMRSSRGTARLGKARRLKRHTSEPRRR; from the coding sequence ATGCGACCCATCCAGGCGGAGCTGCTGTCCGGACGCGAGCTGTACCGGGAGGTGGTGCTGGAGAAGCTGCTCCACGCGCGCGAGTCGGTGTGGATTGCGACGGCGAACGTGAAGGCCATGTACGTGGAGTCGAAGGGGCGCTTCGTGCCGCTGGTGGAGGTGCTGGATGGGCTGGCGGCGAAGGGGCTCTCGCTGCGGCTGTTGCACGCGGAGCTGCCCAGCCGTCCGTTCCGAGCGGCGTTCGACGCGCGGGCGCGGCTGGTGGCCGGAGGGCTGGAGCTGAAGGTCTGTCCGCGCGTCCACTTCAAGGCGGTGGTGGTGGACGGGGCGTGGGCCTACCTGGGGAGCGCCAACCTCACGGGCGCGGGGCTGGGGGCGAAGGGCGACGCGGTGCGAAACTTCGAGCTGGGCTTCGTGACGGAGGATTTCGACGTCATCGACCGCGTGACGGCGCTCTACGAAGCGGTGTGGAGTGGGGCGGAGTGCCGGGCGTGCAAGCTTCGCGCGGTGTGTCCGGACCCGATAATCCCCGCACCCACGAAGAAGGGCGGGATGCGAAGCTCGCGTGGCACCGCGCGGTTGGGAAAAGCCCGCCGGCTGAAGCGACATACCTCGGAGCCCCGACGACGATGA
- a CDS encoding TetR/AcrR family transcriptional regulator, translating into MVSNLGAKEGRAGPLRARKDEDKEARRRLLLDEALALYAATSYAEVKMADVAERARLAKGTVFLYFPTKEALFLALLEDLLFSWFERLEAHLASPDAEWTGTWLARTVAQSLEGETSLTRLLALLQTVLEQNVSVEQARRFKERLLEALSRTGATLEAKLSFLRPGEGARFLVHLHALVTGLRQMADVAPVAREVLAAEHMAPLRIDFTAELTAALTTLLRGLESR; encoded by the coding sequence ATGGTCAGCAATCTGGGCGCGAAGGAGGGCCGGGCGGGGCCGCTGCGCGCGCGCAAGGACGAGGACAAGGAAGCGCGGCGGCGACTGCTGCTCGACGAGGCCTTGGCGCTCTACGCGGCCACCTCCTATGCGGAGGTGAAGATGGCGGACGTGGCGGAGCGGGCCCGGCTGGCCAAGGGGACGGTGTTCCTCTACTTCCCCACGAAGGAGGCGCTGTTCCTCGCGCTCCTGGAGGACCTGCTCTTCTCCTGGTTCGAGCGGCTGGAGGCACACCTCGCCTCGCCGGACGCGGAGTGGACGGGGACGTGGCTCGCGCGCACCGTGGCCCAATCCCTGGAGGGCGAGACGTCCCTGACGCGGCTGCTCGCGCTCCTGCAGACGGTGCTGGAGCAGAACGTGTCCGTGGAGCAGGCGCGCAGGTTCAAGGAGCGGCTGTTGGAGGCGCTGTCGCGCACGGGCGCGACGCTGGAGGCGAAGCTGTCCTTCCTGCGCCCGGGCGAGGGCGCGCGCTTCCTCGTGCACCTGCACGCCCTGGTGACGGGCCTGCGGCAGATGGCGGACGTGGCCCCCGTGGCGCGCGAGGTGCTGGCCGCCGAGCACATGGCGCCCTTGCGCATCGACTTCACCGCCGAGCTGACGGCGGCGCTCACCACCCTCTTGCGCGGGCTCGAATCCCGCTGA
- a CDS encoding aldehyde dehydrogenase family protein encodes MLELVPAVPESKPEVDVSRIQAVFEAQRAHRWAVSRSTAAERISRLKRLREAIIARRGELAEAIHRDFRKPALEVELTEIHPTLEELNHTVKHLSSWMKPTRVGTPLLLAGSSSHVRYEARGVVLILAPWNYPFQLMMAPLIAAIAAGNTVVCKPSEKTPNTSRFLARLVRDIFPENEVALFEGGAETAEALLELPFDHLFFTGNPRIGRKVMEAAAKHLSSVTLELGGKSPAIVDETADLQATAERLAWGKFINGGQTCVAPDYVFVHESRKQAFVDALKAVITRFFGATEAERQASADFSRLVDTVAWRRVKDLVDRSVAAGAKAEVGGVADGPSRYIAPTVLTDVTPDMAIMSGEIFGPVLPVMTYRSRDEVYAHIQRGDKPLALYVFSEDKRAIEDVFRHTTSGGAVVNNVLVHVANPNLPFGGVGMSGLGNYHGLYGFRTFSHERAVSVQWMKSMVAVFFPPYRGKLQEMASRFTRLLE; translated from the coding sequence ATGCTGGAGCTCGTGCCCGCTGTTCCCGAGTCGAAGCCCGAGGTCGACGTCTCGCGCATCCAGGCCGTGTTCGAGGCCCAGCGTGCGCACCGTTGGGCGGTGTCGCGCAGCACGGCGGCCGAGCGCATCTCCCGGCTCAAGCGGCTGCGCGAGGCCATCATCGCTCGCCGGGGCGAGCTGGCGGAGGCCATCCACCGCGACTTCCGCAAGCCCGCGCTCGAGGTGGAGCTGACGGAAATCCACCCCACGCTGGAGGAGCTGAACCACACGGTGAAGCACCTGTCCTCGTGGATGAAGCCCACGCGGGTGGGCACGCCGCTGCTCCTGGCGGGCTCGTCGTCGCACGTGCGCTACGAGGCGCGCGGCGTGGTGCTGATTCTGGCGCCGTGGAACTACCCCTTCCAGCTCATGATGGCGCCGCTCATCGCGGCCATCGCCGCGGGCAACACCGTGGTGTGCAAGCCCAGCGAGAAGACGCCGAACACCTCGCGCTTCCTGGCCCGCCTGGTGCGGGACATCTTCCCGGAGAACGAAGTGGCGCTGTTCGAGGGTGGCGCGGAGACGGCGGAGGCGCTGCTGGAATTGCCCTTCGACCACCTCTTCTTCACCGGCAACCCGCGCATCGGCCGCAAGGTGATGGAGGCCGCGGCGAAGCACCTGTCCAGCGTGACGCTGGAGCTGGGCGGCAAGTCGCCGGCCATCGTCGACGAGACGGCGGACCTCCAGGCGACGGCGGAGCGGCTCGCGTGGGGCAAGTTCATCAACGGCGGCCAGACGTGCGTGGCCCCCGACTACGTCTTCGTCCATGAGTCGCGGAAGCAGGCGTTCGTGGACGCGCTCAAGGCCGTCATCACCCGCTTCTTCGGCGCGACGGAGGCGGAGCGACAGGCGAGCGCGGACTTCTCGCGGCTGGTGGACACGGTCGCATGGCGACGGGTGAAGGACCTGGTGGACCGCTCCGTCGCTGCGGGGGCGAAGGCGGAGGTGGGCGGGGTGGCGGACGGGCCCTCGCGCTACATCGCGCCCACCGTGCTGACGGACGTGACGCCGGACATGGCCATCATGTCGGGTGAAATCTTCGGCCCGGTGCTGCCGGTGATGACGTACCGCTCGCGCGACGAGGTGTACGCGCACATCCAGCGGGGCGACAAGCCGCTGGCGCTCTATGTCTTCAGCGAGGACAAGCGAGCCATCGAGGACGTGTTCCGCCACACGACGTCCGGCGGAGCGGTGGTCAACAACGTCCTGGTCCACGTCGCCAACCCCAACCTCCCCTTTGGCGGGGTGGGTATGAGTGGACTGGGCAACTATCACGGCCTCTACGGCTTCCGGACCTTCAGCCATGAGCGCGCCGTGTCGGTTCAATGGATGAAGTCCATGGTCGCGGTGTTCTTCCCGCCGTACCGCGGGAAACTGCAGGAAATGGCCTCCCGCTTTACGCGGCTGTTGGAGTAG
- a CDS encoding aldehyde dehydrogenase family protein — translation MRVVKLEEELVPRGLREAFERLRARRWEVARRGASERLARLEKLKALILERREALADALHADFRKPRAEVEATEVLPVLMELEHVRKHLKGWMRPRKVSTPLLLAGTSSHLRYEPRGVVLVLAPWNYPFNLLMLPLVGAVAAGNTVMCKPSEKTPHTSAFLAALVRDVFPEDEVALVEGGAELGEALLRLPFDHFFFTGGPRVGRRVMEAAAKHLASVTLELGGKSPVVVDSTADVESAAERVAWGKFLNGGQTCIAPDHVWVHASREEAFLGALKSALERFYGRSEEARRASPDFCRMVDDGAFARVRGMLDGAVAAGARVVTGGGVDAETRYIAPTVVADVAPDSPLMEEEIFGPVLPVLRYESLDQVVTHVRAGGKPLAFYVFSQDETAVELLLRETSAGGTCINTVVLHNANPHLPFGGVGPSGLGAYHGETGFKTFSHERAVLRQGRASLAHVFFPPFTGKALKLVRLASRLFE, via the coding sequence ATGCGCGTGGTGAAGCTGGAGGAGGAGCTGGTTCCCCGGGGGCTTCGGGAAGCATTCGAGCGCTTGCGGGCCCGGCGCTGGGAGGTGGCGCGCCGGGGTGCCAGCGAGCGGCTGGCCCGGCTGGAGAAGCTCAAGGCGCTCATCCTCGAGCGGCGCGAGGCGCTGGCGGACGCCCTCCACGCGGACTTCCGCAAGCCGCGCGCGGAGGTGGAGGCCACGGAGGTGCTGCCCGTGCTCATGGAGCTGGAGCACGTGCGCAAGCACCTCAAGGGCTGGATGAGGCCCCGCAAGGTGTCGACCCCGCTGCTGCTCGCGGGGACCTCCAGCCACCTGCGCTACGAGCCTCGCGGCGTGGTGCTGGTGCTGGCGCCGTGGAACTACCCCTTCAACCTGCTGATGCTGCCGTTGGTGGGCGCGGTGGCCGCGGGCAACACGGTGATGTGCAAGCCCAGCGAGAAGACCCCGCACACGTCCGCCTTCCTCGCCGCGCTGGTGCGCGATGTGTTCCCCGAGGACGAGGTCGCGCTCGTCGAGGGCGGCGCGGAGCTGGGCGAGGCGCTCCTGCGGCTTCCCTTCGACCACTTCTTCTTCACGGGCGGGCCGCGCGTGGGGCGGCGGGTGATGGAGGCCGCGGCGAAGCACCTGGCCAGCGTGACGCTGGAGCTCGGGGGCAAGTCGCCTGTCGTGGTGGACTCGACGGCGGACGTCGAGAGCGCGGCGGAGCGCGTCGCGTGGGGCAAGTTCCTCAACGGCGGCCAGACGTGCATCGCCCCGGACCATGTCTGGGTGCATGCCTCGCGCGAGGAGGCGTTCCTGGGCGCGCTGAAGTCGGCGCTGGAGCGCTTCTACGGACGCTCCGAGGAAGCACGCCGCGCGAGCCCGGACTTCTGCCGGATGGTGGATGACGGCGCCTTCGCCCGGGTGCGGGGGATGCTGGACGGCGCGGTGGCGGCGGGCGCGCGCGTGGTGACGGGAGGCGGCGTGGACGCGGAGACGCGCTACATCGCGCCCACCGTGGTGGCGGACGTGGCGCCGGACTCACCGCTGATGGAGGAGGAGATTTTCGGGCCAGTGCTGCCGGTGCTGCGCTACGAGTCGCTCGACCAGGTGGTGACGCACGTGCGCGCGGGCGGCAAGCCGCTGGCGTTCTACGTGTTCAGCCAGGACGAGACGGCGGTGGAGCTGCTGCTGCGCGAGACGAGCGCGGGCGGCACGTGCATCAACACCGTGGTGCTGCACAACGCGAACCCCCACCTGCCCTTCGGCGGCGTGGGCCCCAGCGGCCTGGGCGCGTACCACGGCGAGACGGGCTTCAAGACCTTCAGCCACGAGCGCGCGGTGCTGCGCCAGGGGCGCGCGTCGCTGGCACACGTCTTCTTCCCGCCCTTCACGGGCAAGGCGCTGAAGCTGGTGCGGCTGGCGAGCCGGCTGTTCGAGTGA
- a CDS encoding ABC-F family ATP-binding cassette domain-containing protein, translating into MIRLDNISKQHGQQILFIEASAALHKGEKVGLVGPNGAGKSTLFRMITNQEHPDEGQVAVDRGVTIGYFSQDVGEMEGRSAVSEVMDGAGPVSTVAAELKQLEADLADPDKADEMEKLVERYGLVQGRFEELGGYALEGRAREILAGLGFSEEMMDGDVGALSGGWKMRVALARILLMRPDAMLLDEPSNHLDLESLIWLEGFLKGYEGGLLMTSHDREFMNRIVTKMVEIDGGSLTTYSGNYDFYEQQRAQNEKQQQAQYERQQAMLAKELKFIERFKARASHAAQVQSRVKKLEKIEKVEPPKRRQTVLFEFQPAPRSGDDVVSLKAVHKGYGKKRIYDGMDFLVRRGERWCVMGINGAGKSTLLKLVVGSTTPDQGAVTMGGSVKLGYFAQHAMDLLDGERTVFQSLEDAFPRAGQGSLRALAGCFGFSGDEVEKKCRVLSGGEKARLVMAKMLFDPPNFLVLDEPTNHLDMATKEMLITALSRYEGTMLFVSHDRHFLGALSNRVLELTPDGIHQYGGGYTEYVARTGHEAPGLRT; encoded by the coding sequence ATGATTCGTCTCGACAACATCAGCAAGCAGCACGGCCAGCAGATTCTCTTCATCGAGGCCTCGGCGGCTCTCCACAAGGGGGAGAAGGTCGGGCTGGTCGGCCCCAACGGCGCAGGCAAGTCGACGCTGTTCCGGATGATCACCAACCAGGAGCACCCGGACGAGGGCCAGGTGGCCGTCGACCGCGGCGTCACCATTGGCTACTTCAGCCAGGACGTCGGTGAGATGGAGGGCCGCAGCGCCGTCTCCGAAGTGATGGACGGCGCGGGCCCCGTGAGCACGGTGGCCGCGGAGCTCAAGCAGCTCGAGGCCGACCTGGCCGACCCGGACAAGGCGGACGAGATGGAGAAGCTCGTCGAGCGCTACGGCCTGGTGCAGGGGCGCTTCGAGGAGCTGGGCGGGTACGCGCTGGAGGGCCGCGCGCGGGAGATTCTCGCGGGCCTGGGCTTCAGCGAGGAGATGATGGACGGCGACGTCGGCGCGCTGTCCGGTGGTTGGAAGATGCGCGTGGCGCTCGCGCGCATCCTGCTCATGCGTCCGGACGCGATGCTCCTCGACGAGCCGAGCAACCACCTGGACCTGGAGAGCCTCATCTGGCTGGAGGGCTTCCTCAAGGGCTACGAGGGCGGACTCCTGATGACCTCGCACGACCGCGAGTTCATGAACCGCATCGTCACCAAGATGGTGGAAATCGACGGCGGCTCGCTGACGACGTACTCGGGCAACTACGACTTCTACGAGCAGCAGCGCGCGCAGAACGAGAAGCAGCAGCAGGCGCAGTATGAGCGTCAGCAGGCGATGCTCGCCAAGGAGCTGAAGTTCATCGAGCGCTTCAAGGCGCGCGCCTCCCACGCGGCGCAGGTGCAGAGCCGCGTGAAGAAGCTGGAGAAAATCGAGAAGGTGGAGCCGCCCAAGCGCCGCCAGACGGTGCTGTTCGAGTTCCAGCCCGCGCCCCGCTCCGGCGACGACGTGGTGAGCCTGAAGGCCGTGCACAAGGGCTACGGCAAGAAGCGCATCTACGACGGCATGGACTTCCTCGTGCGTCGCGGCGAGCGCTGGTGCGTCATGGGCATCAACGGCGCGGGCAAGTCGACGCTGCTCAAGCTGGTGGTGGGCTCCACGACGCCGGACCAGGGCGCGGTGACGATGGGCGGCAGCGTCAAGCTGGGCTACTTCGCGCAGCACGCCATGGACCTGCTGGATGGCGAGCGCACGGTGTTCCAGTCGCTGGAGGACGCGTTCCCCCGCGCGGGGCAGGGCTCGCTGCGCGCCTTGGCCGGCTGCTTCGGCTTCTCCGGCGACGAGGTGGAGAAGAAGTGCCGCGTGCTGTCCGGTGGTGAGAAGGCCCGTCTGGTGATGGCGAAGATGCTCTTCGACCCGCCCAACTTCCTGGTGCTGGACGAGCCCACCAACCACCTGGACATGGCGACGAAGGAGATGCTCATCACGGCGCTGTCGCGCTACGAGGGCACCATGCTGTTCGTCTCCCACGACCGTCACTTCCTGGGCGCGCTGTCCAACCGCGTGCTGGAGCTGACGCCGGACGGCATCCACCAGTACGGCGGTGGCTACACCGAGTACGTGGCGCGCACGGGCCACGAGGCTCCGGGCCTTCGCACCTGA